The Geodermatophilaceae bacterium NBWT11 genome has a segment encoding these proteins:
- a CDS encoding DUF3263 domain-containing protein gives MSSDAATAPQDPQGAAGPDGAPGDVSGLPRRERDVLAFERQWWRYAGAKEAAIREQFGLSATRYYQVLNAVIDRPEALAADPLLVRRLRRMRATRQRQRSARTLGIDLT, from the coding sequence ATGAGCAGCGACGCCGCCACCGCACCTCAGGACCCGCAGGGCGCCGCGGGCCCCGACGGGGCGCCCGGTGACGTGTCGGGACTGCCGCGCCGGGAGCGGGACGTGCTGGCCTTCGAGCGGCAGTGGTGGCGCTACGCCGGGGCCAAGGAGGCCGCCATCCGCGAGCAGTTCGGGCTCTCGGCGACGCGGTACTACCAGGTGCTCAACGCCGTGATTGACCGTCCGGAGGCGCTCGCCGCCGACCCGCTGCTGGTCCGCCGGCTGCGTCGGATGCGGGCGACCCGGCAGCGCCAGCGCTCGGCCCGCACCCTGGGCATCGACCTCACCTGA
- the rarD gene encoding EamA family transporter RarD: MAERRTGVLMGLAAYGAWGLFPLYFPLLEPAGGVEIVAHRIVWSLLFIAVLLTVLRRWSHVRAAVRDRRTMLVLAVAAVLIAANWLTFVYGVNSGHVVETSLGYFVNPLVSVLLGVVVFHERLRRLQWVAVGIAALAVVVLTVDYGRPPWIALTLALTFGLYGLMKKLVRVEAAPGLFLETLVVVVPALVVLGVLQGDGSGTFGGAGAGHALLLVSSGVATAIPLLLFAASTRRIPLSTIGLLQYLTPLMQLAIGVFVYDEPMPAARLAGFVVVWVALAVFTVDSLRAARTARRAAPEPVPAGL, translated from the coding sequence GTGGCTGAGCGGCGGACCGGGGTCCTGATGGGTCTGGCGGCCTACGGCGCGTGGGGGCTCTTCCCGCTCTACTTCCCGCTGCTCGAGCCCGCCGGCGGCGTGGAGATCGTCGCCCACCGGATCGTCTGGTCGCTGCTGTTCATCGCCGTCCTGCTCACCGTGCTGCGCCGGTGGTCGCACGTGCGTGCCGCGGTGCGCGACCGGCGCACGATGCTGGTGCTCGCCGTGGCCGCGGTGCTCATCGCGGCCAACTGGCTGACCTTCGTCTACGGGGTCAACTCCGGGCACGTGGTGGAGACCTCGCTGGGCTACTTCGTCAACCCGCTGGTCAGCGTGCTCCTGGGCGTCGTGGTCTTCCACGAGCGGCTGCGCCGGCTGCAGTGGGTCGCCGTCGGCATCGCGGCGCTGGCGGTGGTGGTGCTCACCGTCGACTACGGGCGGCCGCCGTGGATCGCGCTGACCCTGGCGCTGACGTTCGGCCTCTACGGGCTGATGAAGAAGCTCGTCCGCGTCGAGGCCGCGCCCGGGCTGTTCCTGGAGACCCTGGTCGTCGTCGTCCCCGCGCTGGTCGTGCTCGGGGTGCTGCAGGGCGACGGGTCGGGCACGTTCGGCGGCGCCGGGGCCGGGCACGCGCTGCTGCTGGTCAGCTCGGGTGTCGCCACGGCGATCCCGCTGTTGCTGTTCGCCGCCTCCACCCGTCGGATCCCGCTGTCGACCATCGGCCTGCTGCAGTACCTGACCCCGCTCATGCAGCTGGCGATCGGCGTCTTCGTCTACGACGAGCCGATGCCCGCCGCCCGGCTCGCCGGTTTCGTGGTGGTCTGGGTGGCGCTGGCGGTGTTCACCGTGGACAGCCTGCGGGCCGCGCGCACCGCCCGGCGGGCCGCTCCGGAGCCGGTACCGGCCGGGCTCTGA
- a CDS encoding HAD family phosphatase, with amino-acid sequence MAAAIVYTDLDGTMVGPRGSFFHTAGRELTDSPAGALLDLHRSGIPLVLVSGRTHAQLLEAGRVFAVDGHVAELGSLVSWDGGRETHLLTGALPDEHEGRTPMDVLAELGVVDALVAEHPGRLEWHAPWHATHAADALLRGWVDTVAVDGWLAQRGWGWLTVKDNGRVPRTSRMTLADHEGDPHVYHLMPRGIDKGAAITWDLARRGIDPADAVAVGDSVSDLEMAPAVGRLWVTANGAAVPGMTEAIAALANVTVTDAPMGEGWAQAVRASL; translated from the coding sequence ATGGCCGCTGCGATCGTCTACACCGACCTCGACGGCACGATGGTGGGACCGCGCGGCTCCTTCTTCCACACCGCCGGACGCGAGCTCACCGACTCCCCCGCCGGCGCCCTGCTGGACCTGCACCGGTCCGGCATCCCGCTGGTGCTGGTCTCCGGGCGCACCCACGCGCAGCTGCTGGAGGCCGGCCGGGTCTTCGCCGTCGACGGGCACGTCGCCGAGCTCGGCTCGCTGGTCAGCTGGGACGGCGGCCGGGAGACGCACCTGCTCACCGGCGCACTGCCCGACGAGCACGAGGGCCGGACGCCGATGGACGTCCTGGCCGAGCTCGGCGTGGTCGACGCCCTGGTCGCCGAGCACCCCGGCCGGCTGGAGTGGCACGCGCCCTGGCACGCTACGCACGCCGCCGACGCGCTGCTGCGCGGCTGGGTGGACACCGTCGCCGTCGACGGCTGGTTGGCCCAGCGGGGCTGGGGGTGGCTGACGGTCAAGGACAACGGGAGGGTGCCGCGCACCTCGCGGATGACGCTGGCCGACCACGAGGGCGACCCGCACGTCTACCACCTGATGCCGCGGGGGATCGACAAGGGCGCCGCCATCACCTGGGACCTCGCGCGCCGCGGCATCGACCCGGCCGACGCCGTCGCCGTCGGGGACTCCGTCAGCGACCTGGAGATGGCACCCGCGGTCGGCCGCCTGTGGGTCACCGCCAACGGCGCCGCCGTCCCGGGCATGACCGAGGCCATCGCCGCCCTCGCGAACGTCACCGTGACCGACGCCCCGATGGGCGAGGGCTGGGCCCAGGCCGTCCGCGCCTCCCTCTGA
- a CDS encoding Na+/H+ antiporter — protein sequence MHPRGPRVNPGGAAGAGEDGHVEGPALLALAVGAVTVAAVARRFGWQTPLLLVLVGFVVSFVPGVPEFAIDGDLLLAVVLPPLLYSAALEVSYADFRALLRPIVQLGVVLVVVTAVVVALVAHWVVPGLPLPAALVLGAVVAPPDAVSAAAIGRQLGLPRPVMTVLSGESLINDAASLTFYKVALAAVFGVGGGVLGLDWGVAAGTFGLAVGVGVLLGLAIGVVVHVVRVRLDDPVVTSVMGLVVPFAAYLLAEELEGSGVLAVVAAGLYLGHRSPEAGYASRLQERPLWSSLDLLLQAVVFALIGLQLRYVAESVVESQRSNVALVGAAAAVLLTVIVVRPLFVFAVEALRRAPRPWSGRRSRSHRPTWQQQAVISWTGMRGVVTLAAAAAVPAEFPDRDVLQLLAFTAAIGTLLLQGLSLPWLIRRLDVHDAGQAQRDAEAEVHLVERATAAALDRVAELERDIAARVGPERAKAVADRIRGPLKGRAQSMAASVRAEEQEDADRNRKRAQVFHRVRQEIIEVQRRVLMEERDAGHLDDEVMRAVLQELDYEEAASASSWVGRL from the coding sequence ATGCACCCGCGAGGGCCCCGGGTAAACCCCGGTGGCGCAGCTGGCGCGGGAGAGGACGGACACGTGGAGGGTCCTGCCCTGCTGGCCCTGGCGGTCGGGGCGGTGACGGTCGCGGCGGTGGCCCGCCGGTTCGGCTGGCAGACGCCGCTGCTGCTGGTGCTGGTCGGGTTCGTCGTCAGCTTCGTGCCCGGCGTGCCCGAGTTCGCCATCGACGGCGACCTGCTGCTGGCCGTCGTCCTCCCGCCGCTGCTCTACTCCGCGGCCCTCGAGGTCTCCTACGCCGACTTCCGCGCCCTGCTGCGGCCGATCGTGCAGCTGGGGGTGGTGCTCGTCGTCGTCACCGCGGTCGTGGTGGCCCTGGTCGCCCACTGGGTGGTGCCCGGTCTCCCCCTGCCCGCCGCCCTGGTGCTCGGCGCCGTGGTGGCCCCACCGGACGCGGTGTCCGCCGCCGCGATCGGCCGCCAGCTGGGCCTGCCCCGCCCGGTGATGACCGTGCTGTCGGGCGAGAGCCTGATCAACGACGCGGCCTCCCTCACCTTCTACAAGGTGGCGCTGGCCGCGGTGTTCGGCGTCGGCGGCGGGGTGCTCGGGCTCGACTGGGGCGTCGCGGCGGGCACCTTCGGGCTGGCCGTGGGCGTCGGCGTGCTCCTGGGGCTGGCGATCGGCGTCGTGGTGCACGTGGTCCGGGTGCGGCTGGACGACCCGGTGGTCACCTCGGTGATGGGCCTCGTCGTCCCCTTCGCGGCCTACCTGCTCGCCGAGGAGCTGGAGGGCTCGGGGGTGCTGGCCGTGGTCGCGGCCGGGCTCTACCTGGGCCACCGCTCGCCCGAGGCCGGGTACGCCAGCCGGCTCCAGGAGCGCCCGCTGTGGTCCTCGCTGGACCTGCTGCTGCAGGCGGTGGTGTTCGCGCTCATCGGGCTGCAGCTGCGCTACGTCGCCGAGTCGGTGGTGGAGTCCCAACGGTCGAACGTCGCGCTGGTCGGCGCCGCGGCCGCCGTGCTGCTCACCGTGATCGTCGTCCGGCCGCTGTTCGTGTTCGCCGTGGAGGCGCTGCGCCGGGCACCCCGCCCGTGGTCGGGGCGCAGGTCCCGCTCGCACCGGCCCACCTGGCAGCAGCAGGCGGTCATCTCCTGGACCGGGATGCGCGGGGTGGTCACCCTCGCCGCCGCCGCTGCGGTGCCGGCCGAATTCCCCGACCGTGACGTGCTCCAGCTGCTGGCGTTCACCGCGGCCATCGGCACCCTGCTGCTCCAGGGGCTGAGCCTCCCGTGGCTGATCCGCCGGCTCGACGTGCACGACGCCGGCCAGGCCCAGCGCGACGCCGAGGCCGAGGTGCACCTGGTGGAGCGGGCCACCGCCGCGGCCCTGGATCGGGTCGCCGAGCTCGAGCGGGACATCGCCGCCCGGGTGGGCCCGGAACGGGCGAAGGCGGTCGCCGACCGGATCCGGGGGCCGCTGAAGGGCCGGGCGCAGTCGATGGCCGCCTCGGTGCGTGCGGAGGAGCAGGAGGACGCCGACCGCAACCGCAAGCGCGCCCAGGTCTTCCACCGGGTGCGCCAGGAGATCATCGAGGTGCAGCGCCGGGTGCTCATGGAGGAGCGCGACGCGGGCCACCTGGACGACGAGGTGATGCGAGCGGTGCTCCAGGAGCTGGACTACGAGGAGGCCGCGTCGGCGAGCTCCTGGGTGGGCCGGCTCTAG
- a CDS encoding alpha/beta fold hydrolase, translated as MRPTRGLVRPSPRPGARATLRALPAVLVTALLGALVLAVPTATPARAAEDVATEDATVASGSGADAVELDTTVYVPASATADTPAAAVVLAHGFGGSKDSTADDARDLAGRGYVVLTYSARGFGESTGQIGLDDPRYEVADLSTLIDRLAERDDVLLDGEGDPRVGVSGASYGGALSLLGAAYDERVDAIAPQITWNSLTSALFPSQAGTVDADTVAATPTTGDTGVFKRLWAGLFFATGSVPTGDGLLASITGGGSTGAAAGGLPDVDPSTLDSAAVEQALTCGRFRPEVCAAYQSAASTGTLTPEIAEVLDRSSPAAVLDRITAPTLLVQGTQDSLFGLGQADANAAGIAANGTPVKVVWYEGGHDSSADEGTTADLRDLVAGWFDDHLRGEGDAGTGFTYPVPTGVGAATGSVQGGGQTEQAAAYPGTGDAAPAQRADVALSGTIFPVVTPPGGNPAAITTVPGLGAVTAALGGTTVEIPGQFAAFDSEPLTTATDVVGASTVTLAVSSPTGTATLFAKLYDVSPDGGQFLPSGLVAPISLTGISTDPTAPTEVEVALPGIVHRFETGHTMRVLVSSTDQAFAAPAEAGVYSVALAGDGALAAPTVDGTVQGESGATRWWVLLAVLVGLGVLGVVVAKLWGARRRRQLSVVEPDGEDVPLRFEGVTKSYKDGFTAVRDLSFEVRRGQVLGLLGPNGAGKTTSLRMLMGLIQPSEGTISVFGHPASPGAPVLSRLGSFVEGTGLQPHLSGRDNLELYWAATGRPAEDAHLEEAIEIAGLGTALDKRVRSYSQGMRQRVAIAQAMLGLPDLLVLDEPTNGLDPPQIHAMREVLQDYAKTGRTVIVSSHLLAEIEQTCSHVVVMAKGQKVAEGTVEEIIGTGGAVLVVLADDADTDRAVTVLESLDGASVERADEGLVVDLGGTSRAAAVAALVGAGIGVDQVTPRRRLEDAFLSLVGES; from the coding sequence GTGCGTCCCACCCGCGGGCTCGTGCGTCCCAGCCCGCGCCCCGGCGCCCGTGCGACGCTCCGTGCCCTCCCCGCCGTCCTGGTCACCGCGCTCCTCGGCGCGCTGGTGCTCGCCGTCCCCACCGCGACCCCGGCGCGCGCCGCCGAGGACGTCGCCACCGAGGACGCCACCGTCGCCTCGGGCAGCGGGGCCGACGCCGTCGAGCTGGACACCACCGTCTACGTGCCGGCCTCGGCCACGGCCGACACCCCGGCCGCAGCCGTCGTCCTCGCGCACGGGTTCGGCGGCAGCAAGGACTCCACCGCCGACGACGCCCGGGACCTCGCCGGCCGCGGCTACGTCGTGCTCACCTACTCCGCCCGCGGGTTCGGGGAGAGCACCGGGCAGATCGGCCTGGACGACCCGCGGTACGAGGTCGCGGACCTCTCCACGCTGATCGACCGGCTGGCCGAGCGGGACGACGTGCTCCTCGACGGCGAGGGCGACCCCCGGGTGGGGGTCTCGGGGGCCAGCTACGGCGGGGCGCTCTCGCTGCTGGGCGCCGCCTACGACGAGCGGGTCGACGCGATCGCCCCGCAGATCACCTGGAACTCCCTGACCAGCGCGCTCTTCCCGTCCCAGGCCGGCACCGTGGACGCCGACACCGTCGCGGCCACCCCCACCACCGGGGACACCGGGGTGTTCAAGCGGCTGTGGGCCGGGCTGTTCTTCGCGACCGGCTCGGTGCCCACCGGGGACGGGCTGCTCGCCTCGATCACCGGTGGGGGCTCGACCGGCGCCGCAGCCGGGGGCCTGCCCGACGTCGACCCCTCGACCCTGGACTCCGCGGCCGTCGAGCAGGCCCTGACCTGCGGCCGGTTCCGGCCCGAGGTGTGCGCGGCCTACCAGTCCGCGGCCTCCACGGGCACGCTCACCCCGGAGATCGCCGAGGTCCTCGACCGCTCCAGCCCCGCCGCCGTGCTCGACCGGATCACCGCGCCGACCCTCCTGGTCCAGGGCACCCAGGACTCGCTGTTCGGCCTGGGCCAGGCCGACGCCAACGCCGCCGGGATCGCCGCGAACGGCACGCCGGTCAAGGTGGTCTGGTACGAGGGCGGCCACGACTCCTCGGCCGACGAGGGCACCACCGCCGACCTGCGCGACCTGGTCGCCGGCTGGTTCGACGACCACCTGCGCGGGGAGGGCGACGCCGGCACCGGCTTCACCTACCCGGTGCCCACCGGCGTCGGCGCGGCCACCGGCAGCGTGCAGGGCGGCGGCCAGACCGAGCAGGCCGCGGCCTACCCCGGCACCGGCGACGCGGCCCCGGCGCAGCGGGCCGACGTGGCGCTGTCCGGGACCATCTTCCCGGTCGTCACCCCGCCCGGGGGCAACCCGGCCGCGATCACCACCGTGCCCGGCCTGGGTGCGGTCACCGCGGCCCTCGGCGGGACGACGGTGGAGATCCCCGGCCAGTTCGCCGCCTTCGACTCCGAGCCGCTGACCACCGCCACCGACGTGGTCGGCGCCTCCACGGTGACGCTCGCGGTCTCCTCGCCGACCGGCACCGCGACGCTGTTCGCCAAGCTCTACGACGTCTCACCCGACGGCGGCCAGTTCCTGCCCTCGGGCCTGGTCGCACCGATCTCGCTGACCGGCATCTCCACCGACCCGACCGCCCCCACCGAGGTCGAGGTCGCCCTGCCCGGCATCGTGCACCGGTTCGAGACCGGCCACACCATGCGGGTGCTCGTCTCCTCCACCGACCAGGCGTTCGCCGCGCCGGCCGAGGCCGGGGTGTACTCCGTCGCCCTCGCCGGGGACGGCGCCCTGGCCGCGCCCACCGTCGACGGCACCGTGCAGGGCGAGTCCGGCGCCACCCGGTGGTGGGTGCTGCTGGCCGTCCTGGTCGGTCTCGGGGTGCTCGGCGTCGTCGTCGCCAAGCTCTGGGGCGCCCGTCGCCGCAGGCAGCTGTCGGTCGTCGAGCCCGACGGCGAGGACGTGCCGTTGCGCTTCGAGGGCGTCACCAAGTCCTACAAGGACGGGTTCACCGCCGTCCGCGACCTGTCCTTCGAGGTCCGCCGCGGCCAGGTGCTCGGCCTGCTGGGGCCCAACGGGGCGGGCAAGACCACCTCGCTGCGGATGCTGATGGGGCTGATCCAGCCCTCGGAGGGCACCATCTCCGTCTTCGGGCACCCGGCGTCCCCCGGCGCCCCGGTGCTCTCCCGGCTCGGCTCCTTCGTCGAGGGCACCGGCCTGCAGCCGCACCTGTCCGGCCGGGACAACCTGGAGCTCTACTGGGCCGCCACCGGCCGGCCCGCCGAGGACGCGCACCTGGAGGAGGCGATCGAGATCGCCGGCCTCGGGACGGCGCTGGACAAGCGGGTGCGCTCCTACTCCCAGGGCATGCGCCAGCGGGTGGCCATCGCCCAGGCCATGCTCGGCCTGCCCGACCTGCTGGTGCTCGACGAGCCGACCAACGGGCTGGACCCGCCGCAGATCCACGCCATGCGCGAGGTGCTGCAGGACTACGCGAAGACTGGTCGCACGGTCATCGTGAGCAGCCACCTGCTGGCCGAGATCGAGCAGACCTGCTCCCACGTCGTCGTGATGGCCAAGGGCCAGAAGGTCGCCGAGGGCACGGTCGAGGAGATCATCGGCACCGGTGGGGCCGTGCTGGTCGTGCTCGCCGACGACGCCGACACCGACCGGGCGGTCACCGTCCTGGAGTCCCTGGACGGTGCCTCGGTCGAGCGTGCCGACGAGGGGCTGGTCGTCGACCTCGGCGGCACCAGCCGGGCGGCCGCCGTCGCCGCCCTGGTCGGAGCCGGCATCGGCGTCGACCAGGTCACCCCGCGTCGTCGCCTCGAGGACGCGTTCCTGTCGCTGGTGGGGGAGTCATGA
- a CDS encoding SDR family oxidoreductase, with amino-acid sequence MSPKVVVVTGASGGVGRATAVEFARRGDRVALLARGEVGLAAAAEEVRAAGGTALVVPVDVADAAAVEAAADRVEAELGEIDVWVNVAFTAVFAPFHELTAEEYARVTEVSYLGFVHGTMAALRRMRPRDRGVVVQTGSALGRRGIPLQSAYCGAKHAVKGFTESVLTELRAEGSNVHVTRVDLPGVNTPQFSWVLNKMPKRPQPVAPIYSPELMGRVMVHASEHPRRRAWWIGTPTVYTVLGAEVWPQFMDWYLARGGIEGQLTDVDASPDDPVNLFEPADGEGGRDFGAEGRFSDQQWGWDAQIWASRYHGTVAAVAGAGLLAGAGALVRRSRS; translated from the coding sequence GTGAGCCCGAAGGTGGTCGTCGTCACCGGTGCGAGCGGCGGGGTGGGGCGGGCCACCGCCGTGGAGTTCGCCCGCCGGGGCGACCGGGTGGCGCTCCTGGCCCGCGGGGAGGTCGGGCTGGCCGCGGCGGCCGAGGAGGTCCGGGCCGCCGGGGGCACCGCGCTGGTGGTGCCCGTCGACGTCGCGGACGCCGCTGCCGTCGAGGCCGCCGCGGACCGCGTGGAGGCCGAGCTGGGGGAGATCGACGTCTGGGTCAACGTGGCCTTCACCGCCGTCTTCGCGCCCTTCCACGAGCTGACCGCCGAGGAGTACGCCCGGGTCACCGAGGTCAGCTACCTCGGTTTCGTGCACGGCACGATGGCCGCGCTGCGCCGGATGCGACCGCGCGACCGGGGTGTGGTCGTGCAGACCGGGTCGGCACTGGGCCGCCGGGGCATCCCGCTGCAGAGCGCCTACTGCGGGGCCAAGCACGCGGTGAAGGGGTTCACCGAGTCGGTGCTCACCGAGCTCAGGGCCGAGGGCAGCAACGTGCACGTCACCCGGGTGGACCTGCCCGGGGTGAACACCCCGCAGTTCAGCTGGGTGCTCAACAAGATGCCGAAGCGTCCGCAGCCGGTCGCGCCGATCTACTCCCCGGAGCTGATGGGCCGGGTCATGGTGCACGCCAGCGAGCACCCCCGCCGCCGGGCCTGGTGGATCGGGACGCCGACGGTCTACACGGTGCTGGGCGCCGAGGTGTGGCCGCAGTTCATGGACTGGTACCTGGCCCGCGGCGGCATCGAGGGCCAGCTGACCGACGTCGACGCGAGCCCGGACGACCCGGTGAACCTGTTCGAGCCGGCCGACGGCGAGGGCGGCCGGGACTTCGGCGCCGAGGGACGGTTCTCCGACCAGCAGTGGGGCTGGGACGCCCAGATCTGGGCCAGCCGGTACCACGGCACGGTCGCCGCGGTCGCCGGCGCCGGGCTGCTCGCCGGGGCCGGCGCGCTGGTCCGCCGGAGCCGGTCGTGA
- a CDS encoding LytR family transcriptional regulator, which yields MGRHGGPGGDEGPSDGERPAGGRRRAPEPTATPPDAPRPDDDELTTLGRRTRAERRREGSLPPGEDPMSGRPVRSIRPTPPPPGPPARPVESARTPPPGRAAGEGAPRDGAPPPVSGPRTTSDPLTTTRPPVPRTPALRAPSTTNLPVPAGPPPAPPHEAPPAGATTSAAGATTEAPRDRVPEVPATPAPSPSSAPVPPPPGTPRLEATPSATTQTPGDRRPGTPGPATGPQGGRAAFRAERQAADAARRKDDRRRGTPPEPTPLEETRRGSRSLVIGLVAVVVVALVLLSVWSFQRTDTDEAARSQPVAPTTAATTQAPAPTTTAAPDGTPAAPAPTGPVFAPVSVLNSAGISGLAADIGDQLVAGGWEIRTLGTYGSDDVATTTVFYTEGDTTQQQAAESLVAQFPEVSGPAVRFFEIPDLPDPGIVVIADGSWRP from the coding sequence GTGGGGAGGCATGGGGGACCGGGCGGTGACGAGGGCCCGTCGGACGGCGAGCGCCCCGCAGGGGGCCGGCGCCGCGCGCCGGAGCCCACGGCCACCCCGCCCGACGCACCCCGCCCCGACGACGACGAGCTGACGACCCTGGGCCGGCGCACCCGGGCCGAGCGGCGCCGCGAGGGTTCGCTCCCGCCGGGGGAGGACCCCATGTCGGGCAGGCCGGTCCGCAGCATCCGGCCGACCCCGCCGCCGCCGGGCCCGCCGGCCCGACCGGTCGAGTCCGCGCGCACACCTCCGCCGGGTCGTGCCGCCGGCGAGGGCGCCCCGCGCGACGGTGCCCCCCCGCCGGTCTCGGGCCCCCGGACCACGTCGGACCCGCTGACCACCACCCGGCCGCCGGTGCCCCGGACGCCCGCGCTGCGGGCACCCTCCACGACGAACCTGCCGGTCCCCGCGGGTCCGCCGCCGGCCCCGCCGCACGAGGCCCCGCCGGCCGGGGCCACGACGTCGGCAGCGGGCGCTACGACCGAGGCCCCTCGCGACCGGGTGCCCGAGGTCCCGGCGACGCCCGCCCCCTCGCCGTCCTCCGCCCCGGTGCCTCCTCCGCCCGGTACCCCGCGTCTGGAGGCGACCCCGTCGGCGACGACGCAGACGCCCGGTGACCGACGGCCCGGGACACCGGGTCCGGCCACCGGCCCGCAGGGCGGTCGCGCCGCGTTCCGGGCCGAGCGCCAGGCCGCGGACGCCGCGCGGCGCAAGGACGACCGTCGCCGCGGGACGCCCCCGGAGCCCACGCCCCTCGAGGAGACCCGGCGCGGATCCCGCTCCCTGGTGATCGGCCTGGTCGCGGTCGTGGTCGTCGCGCTGGTGCTGCTGAGCGTCTGGTCCTTCCAGCGCACCGACACCGACGAGGCGGCCCGGTCGCAGCCGGTGGCCCCCACCACCGCCGCCACGACCCAGGCGCCGGCCCCGACGACCACGGCGGCGCCCGACGGGACCCCGGCCGCCCCCGCACCCACCGGGCCGGTCTTCGCCCCGGTGTCGGTGCTCAACAGCGCCGGCATCTCCGGGCTGGCCGCCGACATCGGCGACCAGCTGGTGGCCGGTGGCTGGGAGATCCGCACCCTGGGCACCTACGGCTCCGACGACGTCGCCACCACGACGGTCTTCTACACCGAGGGCGACACCACCCAGCAGCAGGCCGCGGAGAGCCTGGTGGCCCAGTTCCCCGAGGTCAGCGGCCCGGCCGTCCGGTTCTTCGAGATCCCGGACCTGCCCGACCCGGGCATCGTGGTCATCGCCGACGGCAGCTGGCGGCCCTGA
- a CDS encoding ABC transporter permease subunit: MSSTTGSTVQSTGAVAGYRPERTLRLSVELRRQFKRRRTIGVFALMVALPLVLIAALQLGASEDAQANSRLNLVDVATSSGLNFTLFVLFATTSFFLVVVYALFFGDTVASEAQWGSLRYALATPVPRMRLLRQKWLAALVLSVSALLTVTVVAVVAGGIAFGFSDIQTPIGISIGQADGLLRLAGMVGYLAVHLLVVGTLAFWLSTVTDAPLAAVGGSVFTMFVFAILDQVEQLGAVRDYFPTAEEFAWTDLLQTPIDSGDLYRGVVQSLLYAAVFTALAFRHFSRRDVTS, encoded by the coding sequence ATGAGCAGCACGACCGGGTCCACCGTCCAGTCCACCGGCGCCGTCGCCGGGTACCGCCCCGAACGCACCCTGCGGCTCTCGGTGGAGCTGCGCCGGCAGTTCAAGCGGCGGCGCACCATCGGGGTCTTCGCCCTGATGGTCGCCCTGCCGCTGGTGCTCATCGCCGCCCTGCAGCTGGGTGCCAGCGAGGACGCGCAGGCCAACAGCCGGCTCAACCTGGTCGACGTCGCCACGTCGTCCGGGCTGAACTTCACGCTGTTCGTGCTGTTCGCGACCACGTCGTTCTTCCTGGTCGTGGTGTACGCGCTGTTCTTCGGCGACACCGTGGCCAGCGAGGCCCAGTGGGGCTCGCTGCGGTACGCCCTGGCGACGCCGGTGCCCCGGATGCGGCTGCTCCGGCAGAAGTGGCTGGCCGCCCTGGTGCTCTCGGTGTCCGCGCTGCTGACCGTCACGGTGGTCGCCGTCGTCGCCGGCGGGATCGCGTTCGGGTTCTCCGACATCCAGACCCCGATCGGGATCAGCATCGGGCAGGCCGACGGGCTGCTGCGGCTGGCCGGGATGGTCGGCTACCTCGCCGTCCACCTGCTCGTCGTCGGCACCCTGGCGTTCTGGCTGTCCACGGTCACCGACGCGCCCCTGGCCGCCGTCGGTGGCTCGGTGTTCACCATGTTCGTCTTCGCGATCCTCGACCAGGTCGAGCAGCTCGGCGCCGTCCGGGACTACTTCCCGACCGCCGAGGAGTTCGCCTGGACCGACCTGCTGCAGACCCCGATCGACAGCGGCGACCTCTACCGCGGCGTCGTCCAGTCGCTGCTCTACGCCGCCGTCTTCACCGCCCTGGCCTTCCGGCACTTCTCCCGGCGCGACGTCACCTCGTAG